The following coding sequences are from one Diachasmimorpha longicaudata isolate KC_UGA_2023 chromosome 6, iyDiaLong2, whole genome shotgun sequence window:
- the LOC135163221 gene encoding phenoloxidase 1-like — protein MAGSNRDILYLFDRPAEPVYVPKGDEKVAFDIPANYLADRYRSVAGSILNRFNDETDSKISVKEITIPDLSIPMQLGRREPFSLFIKAHRRMAGVLIKIFLGMRTYEDFLSISVYCRDRLNPNMFIYALSVAILNRPDTKNLPIPPLHEVFPDKYMDGGIFSRAKEEANVVPAGSRIPLEIPLDYTASDLDEEHRVAYWREDLGINLHHWHWHLVYPFDGDRSIVNKDRRGELFYYMHQQIMARYNAERLCNRLSRVKRLNNFQDPIPEAYFPKLDSLVSSRTWPSRPAGAKLYDINRTVDQVQFDLADMTRWRDRIYEAIHRGSYVNAQGQTVQFTEKGGIDVLGNMVEASILTPNENLYGDLHNLGHVAISYCHDPDHRYLESFGVMGDSATAMRDPIFYRWHAFINDIFLEHKTTLPAYERNQLEYPGIDISSLQVATPNQTPNVLMTFWNKSDVDLSRGLDFTPRGPVLARFTHLNHAGFTYTITVNNRGNNNQMGTVRIFIGPKNDERNVPLNIRDQQQLMIELDKFTVTLRPGQNTITRNSKDSSVTIPFERTFRNLDSNRPTGGDSLEQFNLCGCGWPQHMLIPKGSADGFPMYLFVMVSDFAGDVVEQAQPVGCSDAGSYCGIRDRKYPDARSMGYPFDRRPRAGVESLQQFLTPNMAATEISVRFTDSVLPRTRSGSVDNALTFA, from the exons ATGGCAGGAAGTAACCGAGACATCCTTTATCTCTTTGATCGTCCGGCGGAGCCCGTTTACGTACCAAAGGGCGATGAGAAAGTAGCATTCGATATTCCGGCCAATTATTTG GCCGACAGATATCGATCGGTAGCTGGGTCAATTCTGAATCGTTTCAACGATGAAACCGATTCAAAAATATCGGTAAAGGAGATAACAATTCCGGACTTGAGTATACCAATGCAACTAGGAAGACGCGAACCATTCTCGCTATTTATCAAGGCTCATCGGAGAATGGCTGGTGTACTAATTAAGATATTCCTCGGTATGCGAACGTACGaggattttttatcgattagCGTCTACTGCCGCGATCGCCTAAATCCAAATATGTTCATCTACGCCCTGTCCGTTGCTATTCTCAATCGACCTGATACGAAGAATCTTCCAATTCCACCCCTCCACGAGGTATTCCCGGATAAGTACATGGACGGGGGAATTTTCTCACGGGCTAAGGAGGAGGCTAATGTTGTGCCTGCTGGCTCCCGG ATCCCGCTGGAGATTCCCCTTGATTACACGGCGTCAGATTTAGACGAGGAACATCGTGTGGCATATTGGCGTGAGGATCTCGGCATCAATCTTCATCATTGGCACTGGCATCTGGTTTATCCCTTCGACGGTGACAGAAGCATTGTGAACAAAGACAGACGTGGGGAGCTTTTCTACTACATGCACCAGCAGATTATGGCCAg ATACAACGCTGAGCGTCTGTGCAATCGTTTGTCACGCGTGAAGaggctgaataattttcaagatcCCATACCAGAGGCTTACTTCCCAAAACTAGACTCCTTAGTTTCCAGTAGAACTTGGCCATCGCGTCCAGCTGGCGCTAAACTGTACGACATAAATCGAACAGTCGACCAAGTGCAATTTGACCTTGCAGACATGACAAGATGGAGAGATCGCATCTACGAGGCCATACACAGGGGCTCCTACGTGAATGCCCAGGGCCAGACGGTGCAATTTACCGAAAAGGGTGGTATTGATGTTCTTGGTAACATGGTTGAGGCCAGCATTCTGACACCCAATGAGAATTTGTATGGTGATCTTCATAACCTCGGGCACGTGGCTATTTCTTATTGCCACGATCCCGACCATCGCTATTTG GAATCATTTGGAGTGATGGGGGATTCAGCAACAGCTATGAGAGACCCCATATTCTACAGATGGCACGCCTTCATCAACGACATCTTCCTGGAGCACAAGACAACTTTGCCTGCATACGAGCGCAATCAG CTAGAATATCCTGGAATTGATATCTCAAGTCTGCAAGTGGCCACACCCAATCAGACCCCCAATGTCTTGATGACTTTCTGGAACAAGAGTGACGTTGATCTCTCTCGGGGTCTTGATTTCACTCCCAGAGGGCCAGTACTCGCCAGATTCACACATCTCAATCACGCAGGATTCACCTACACGATAACTGTCAATAACCGGGGAAATAATAATCAAATGG GAACCGTGAGAATTTTTATCGGTCCAAAGAACGACGAACGCAATGTTCCCCTGAACATACGCGATCAACAGCAACTCATGATTGAACTCGACAAGTTCACTGTTACAC TACGTCCCGGCCAGAACACGATAACGAGAAATTCGAAGGACTCGAGCGTGACAATTCCATTTGAACGAACTTTCCGTAATCTCGACAGCAATAGACCAACTGGTGGTGATAGCCTTGAACAATTCAATCTCTGTGGATGTGGATGGCCACAGCACATGCTTATACCAAAAGGTAGTGCCGATGGATTCCCGATGTATCTCTTCGTCATGGTATCAGATTTTGCAGGGGATGTG GTTGAACAAGCTCAGCCAGTGGGATGCAGCGATGCCGGAAGTTACTGCGGTATTCGGGATAGAAAATATCCTGATGCTCGTTCTATGGGTTATCCATTCGATCGCCGACCACGTGCTGGAGTGGAGAGCCTCCAGCAATTTCTAACTCCTAACATGGCTGCGACTGAGATAAGCGTTAGATTCACTGATTCTGTACTGCCACGGACACGATCTGGTAGCGTTGATAATGCACTGACTTTCGCTTGA
- the LOC135163362 gene encoding somatomedin-B and thrombospondin type-1 domain-containing protein-like encodes MSPTLLEYFIVGILCLVDRTAGGSCRAAKLCCQGRDSGCVIQKASPNAIIESPRDKPCYCDHACLKLNDCCDDFRDTCSVADCAVSEWGSWSSCDNECGVGIQTRNRVITKTELNGGKHCPQLEQLRTCRGFVGCREHLEASHKEIVLLAPLPETNSTSGEVNSVQSNCQIFTVLWASRICTRDFPTLTLGSQICALCRDDSGNCHSGEVVEPTGVGRWKIMTSTSTRCHGKWIASTNVRSYCDTSGCEDMLSLAFI; translated from the exons ATGAGTCCAACGCTTCTGGAGTACTTTATCGTGGGTATTTTGTGCCTGGTGGATCGGACCGCAGGTGGTAGTTGCAGAGCAGCAAAACTCTGCTGTCAGGGACGTGACTCTGGTTGTGTTATTCAGAAAGCATCACCCAATGCAATTATCGAGAGCCCGAGGGATAAGCCCTGCTACTGCGATCATGCATGCCTCAAGCTTAATGACTGCTGTGACGATTTTCGCGATACATGCAGTG TTGCAGATTGCGCTGTGAGTGAGTGGGGGAGTTGGTCTTCCTGTGACAATGAGTGCGGAGTTGGGATTCAGACAAGAAATAGAGTTATCACGAAGACTGAGCTGAATGGAGGGAAACATTGTCCACAGTTGGAGCAATTGAGAACGTGTAGGGGATTCGTTGGATGTCGTGAGCATTTGGAAGCATCGCACAAAG AGATAGTCCTCCTGGCGCCCCTCCCCGAAACAAACTCCACCAGTGGCGAAGTTAATTCAGTACAAAG CAATTGCCAAATATTCACAGTCCTCTGGGCGTCGCGCATCTGCACGAGAGACTTCCCCACCTTGACGTTAG GTTCACAAATATGTGCCCTGTGCCGAGACGATAGTGGAAACTGTCACAGTGGTGAGGTCGTGGAGCCCACGGGAGTGGGCAGGTGGAAAATAATGACGTCCACATCGACACGatgtcatgggaaatggatcGCAAGTACCAACGTCAGAAGCTACTGTGACACCAGTGGCTGTGAGGACATGTTATCTCTGGCATTcatctaa